A stretch of DNA from Microlunatus capsulatus:
CCGGGACCGGTTGTGGGAGGAGTGCCGGATCGCCACCGAGCCGGCCGCGGCCGTGCCGCTCGCCGCTTGGATGGCCGGCGACGTGCCGGGCGAGCTGCCCTGCCTGGTCATCTGCGGCGCGAACGCGGAGTGGACGCCGCTCTGATCCTGGCGGCCGCCGTCAGGCCGCCGGCAGCGCCTGCAGGTGCTCGGCGATGCTGCGCGCCTCGCCGAGGCCGGTGAGGACCGACCAGGTGACCGTGCCCTCGGCGTCCAGCACGAAGGACCCGCGCCGGGCGACGCCGTGCTCCTCGTCGAAGACGCCGTAGTCCTGGGCGATCCGGCCGTGCGGCCAGTGGTCGGCCAGCAGGTCGAACGTCAGCCCCTGGGCGTCGGCGAAGGCGCGCAGGGCGAACATCGGGTCGCAGCTGATGGCCAGCACCCGCGCGTCGACGGCGGTGAACTGCGCGAGGTCGTCGCGCAGGGCGCACAGCTCGCTGGTGCAGATGCCGGAGAACGCGAAGGGGTAGAAGACGAGCACGGCGGGTGCCCCGAGCAGGCTCGCCCGGGTGACCTCCTGCCCGTGCTGGTTGCGGGCGGTGAAGTCCGGGGCGGTCTGGCCGGCCTGGGGCACCCCAGCGCTCACCGGCGCGAGCCCTTCGGCCGGACCAGCTTGGTGGCCGCCCAGTCCGCCGACACCGAGGCCGTCGTCGTCTGGGCCAGGCCCGCGGTCTCGGCCGCCTCGGCCAGGTCGACGGCGTCGACGTAGCCGTCGCGGCCGACCTTCGGCGTCATCAGCCAGATGTAGCCGCTGTCGGTGAGGTCGGGCAGCGCCTCGACCAGGCCGTCGACCAGGTCGCCGTCGCTGTCGCGCCACCACAGCAGCACGAGGTCGACGGGCTCCACGGCCTCCTCGACCAGCTCGCCGTCGACGGCGTCCTCGATCATCACGCGGACCTCGTCGTCGACGTCGTCGTCCCAGCCGATCTCCTGGACCGCCAGCCCGGGCGTGAGGCCGAGCTTCCCGACGACGGCCTGGTCCTGCTCGGACGCGCTCACCGTGACCCCCGGGTCCACGTCGCGTGCGTGCAGCGCGTGAGCATCGGATCCGGAACGCGAGGGCTCAGCTCGCTCATCTCGGTGCGCAGCTCCTTCATCTGGTGCGGCCCCGCAGAGCAGATCTCCTGCACGCTGCGGCCGCGGTGGCGGACAACTCTGGGGCCAGCCTGCCAGAGGTGGCGGGCCGGTGGAACCCCCGGCGCGCCGCGGCCCCGCGATCACCCACCCCGCGCGCGAGCCCGGCGGGCCCCCACCGCGGGTGCTCCCGTTGCCGCCAGGTGACAGGATGGGGTGTCGTCGTCCCACCAGACGCCCCTGGAGAATGCCAGCGTCACCGTCGCTGGAGATCGTGAGGAGCTCGCATGGCCAAGCCCGGAACTCGTCCGGCCATCACCGCAGAAGGTCTGCTCAGCCAGATCCCGGACATCGACCCGGACGAGACCGCCGACTGGCTGGAGTCGCTGGACGGCCTGCTGGACGAGAAGGGCAAGAACCGGGCCCGCTACATCATGCTGAAGCTGCTCGAGCGCGCCCGGGCCGCCCAGGTGGGCCTGCCGGCGCTGCGCAGCAGCGACTACGTCAACACCATCCCGGCCGAGGCCGAGCCGTGGTTCCCCGGCGACGAGCACATCGAGC
This window harbors:
- a CDS encoding peroxiredoxin, which produces MSAGVPQAGQTAPDFTARNQHGQEVTRASLLGAPAVLVFYPFAFSGICTSELCALRDDLAQFTAVDARVLAISCDPMFALRAFADAQGLTFDLLADHWPHGRIAQDYGVFDEEHGVARRGSFVLDAEGTVTWSVLTGLGEARSIAEHLQALPAA
- a CDS encoding DUF3052 domain-containing protein, which produces MDPGVTVSASEQDQAVVGKLGLTPGLAVQEIGWDDDVDDEVRVMIEDAVDGELVEEAVEPVDLVLLWWRDSDGDLVDGLVEALPDLTDSGYIWLMTPKVGRDGYVDAVDLAEAAETAGLAQTTTASVSADWAATKLVRPKGSRR